One window of Microcoleus vaginatus PCC 9802 genomic DNA carries:
- a CDS encoding phosphoketolase, giving the protein MTATTPQATSATPAFCEGIQHFAETVPGFETYGKAPAIAEGSKSIADPADPAAIFQTMLGADALRYLTLQVTASKASGHPGGFASQAEAYAALVMLGHKNIVTEVGHHAPGFYSAMFLDRSLEDMGIVNVQQMRDKFREKDGLLGHLSGFIPGLLAPAGPLGQGQHFAMAGALLHREKLFAFTIGDGGMGEPYPMSSMGHFHTAYPSVTNFLPVLVWNGYSQEHHSMVSTKTNAEMIAYWQGNGFEEVILVDAKEFDDKNQPEDYVDSTAFSLEQRMAFTKAVLQGVDKAAKSALGGKLTVFIIKQLKGAGVHARGAKSHNLYPKDTLDAPHIISALKERALTAAAWELVRTNCERAGGGPAAKTVVTEFTLPLADLGELPLEEFAVGGEPKISTTAMGVLVGKVGERDRTFIVTNADGNEASAIANINQALKIIHPTTDDLYNQSPNGQVYEPLSEDACAGLAVGLSLFGARSLWCSYESFAINGLPIWQTVTQAMAELRRPTPATVTLFTAGALEQGRNGWTHQRPEIEAYFAAMMRNGNVFPLFPPDANSIQACYEWALAAKNKGVVITASKSPLPIRTTFEQTRQGLQDGAIVLHEVDSPQAPHNQGGSKKVVFAVVGDMTLMPVFEAAAFLETEGIGVRIVSIVNPRRLYRASDVAWDTCSEADGGFLSDEKFAELFGGDALIGVTGGASGMLEPVMLRSNCKRDTFAWKRGETTASAGQLMAFNGLTAEALTKRAIELVH; this is encoded by the coding sequence ATGACAGCAACTACCCCGCAGGCAACGTCAGCAACGCCCGCTTTTTGCGAAGGCATTCAACATTTTGCTGAAACAGTCCCTGGTTTTGAGACTTATGGGAAAGCACCTGCGATCGCCGAGGGGAGCAAGTCGATCGCCGATCCTGCCGATCCAGCAGCCATCTTTCAAACGATGCTGGGAGCAGACGCCCTGCGCTACCTGACGCTGCAAGTTACCGCTAGCAAGGCATCGGGACATCCGGGGGGTTTTGCTAGCCAAGCTGAAGCTTATGCCGCTTTGGTGATGCTCGGACACAAGAACATTGTCACCGAAGTCGGCCATCACGCGCCGGGATTTTACAGCGCCATGTTTCTCGATCGATCTTTGGAGGATATGGGAATTGTTAACGTGCAGCAAATGCGCGATAAATTCCGAGAAAAAGACGGTTTGTTAGGACATCTTTCCGGTTTCATTCCCGGCCTTTTAGCACCGGCGGGTCCCCTCGGACAAGGGCAGCATTTCGCAATGGCAGGAGCGCTTTTACACCGCGAAAAACTCTTTGCTTTCACAATAGGCGACGGCGGCATGGGCGAACCCTATCCGATGAGCAGCATGGGGCATTTCCACACTGCTTATCCCAGCGTTACGAACTTTTTGCCTGTGTTGGTTTGGAACGGATATTCTCAGGAACATCACAGCATGGTTTCCACTAAAACTAATGCTGAAATGATTGCTTATTGGCAAGGCAACGGTTTTGAAGAAGTTATCTTAGTTGATGCTAAGGAATTTGACGATAAAAATCAACCGGAAGATTATGTTGACAGCACTGCTTTTTCGCTCGAACAGCGCATGGCATTTACCAAAGCTGTTTTACAAGGAGTTGACAAAGCGGCAAAATCTGCTCTCGGCGGCAAATTAACTGTGTTTATTATCAAACAGTTGAAAGGTGCCGGCGTCCACGCGCGCGGAGCAAAATCTCACAACCTTTATCCGAAAGATACGCTGGATGCTCCGCACATTATCAGTGCTTTAAAAGAGCGCGCTTTGACTGCTGCTGCTTGGGAGTTGGTGCGGACAAATTGCGAGCGTGCGGGCGGCGGGCCGGCGGCGAAAACAGTTGTTACTGAGTTTACATTGCCGCTGGCAGATTTAGGCGAATTGCCTTTGGAAGAATTTGCAGTTGGGGGAGAACCGAAGATTTCGACAACAGCAATGGGGGTTTTGGTAGGGAAAGTTGGCGAGCGCGATCGTACTTTTATTGTCACTAATGCTGACGGCAATGAAGCATCGGCAATTGCCAATATCAACCAAGCTCTCAAGATTATTCACCCGACGACAGATGACCTGTACAATCAATCGCCAAACGGCCAAGTTTACGAACCTTTGAGCGAAGATGCTTGCGCTGGTTTAGCGGTAGGTTTATCGCTATTCGGAGCGCGGAGTTTGTGGTGTTCCTACGAATCTTTTGCCATCAACGGTTTACCAATTTGGCAAACTGTAACCCAAGCAATGGCAGAATTGCGCCGTCCAACTCCCGCAACTGTCACCTTATTTACAGCGGGTGCATTGGAGCAAGGCCGCAACGGTTGGACGCACCAGCGGCCGGAAATTGAGGCTTATTTTGCGGCGATGATGCGGAACGGAAATGTGTTTCCTTTGTTTCCACCGGATGCTAACAGTATTCAAGCTTGTTACGAGTGGGCTTTGGCTGCTAAAAATAAGGGAGTTGTGATTACTGCGAGCAAGTCGCCACTGCCGATTCGCACTACTTTTGAACAGACTCGCCAAGGTTTGCAAGACGGTGCAATAGTGCTGCACGAAGTCGATTCCCCCCAAGCTCCCCACAATCAAGGGGGGAGCAAGAAAGTTGTGTTTGCAGTTGTCGGCGACATGACGTTAATGCCAGTGTTTGAAGCGGCGGCATTTTTGGAAACAGAAGGGATTGGAGTGCGGATTGTTTCTATTGTGAATCCCCGGCGTTTGTATCGTGCTAGCGATGTTGCTTGGGATACTTGTTCGGAAGCTGACGGCGGCTTTTTGAGCGATGAGAAATTTGCCGAATTGTTTGGCGGAGATGCCTTGATTGGCGTGACAGGCGGTGCTTCGGGGATGTTGGAACCTGTGATGCTACGGAGCAATTGCAAGCGGGATACTTTCGCTTGGAAGCGGGGGGAAACTACTGCTAGTGCTGGTCAGTTGATGGCGTTTAACGGGTTGACTGCTGAGGCGTTGACTAAAAGAGCGATCGAGCTAGTTCATTAA
- a CDS encoding CHASE2 domain-containing protein, which translates to MVIGAVTIARLTGSLQFLELVTFDRFLLLRPPEPMDERTVIVSITEEDIQRAKTYPIPDREISELVKSLQTYQPIAIGLDIVRDIPVEPGNAELTSVFRSSKNTIGVEIALPDRSGFTVAPPPALPSEQVGFADAVLDADGYQRRSLLGAHNSQQEYRFSLAIRLAERYLAARGIEFGNGIRDPDAKRFGSIELTRVQSNSGGYVGADAGGNQILLNVRSGTMPFRVLSLSQIKSGQVNPDWIRGRIVLIGMMSFSAKDLASSGAILGINPGRIYGVEIQAHATSQIVSAVLDSRSLLRVWADAWEYLWIVAWGLLGISLGRFLRSPWKILLGLLVASVSSIALCYWLILLGWWVPIVPVLLVLVLNGAGLMAALFYRHEQELRLRLEERQFAIEQTFNAIHSGPLQTLVGILRTAQEQATPPLFLPELQRLNEELRAVYGSVQRDAIADEPHLRMGSAIELALQAPLHELLYKVYSNTLEQELPYLKTIKFKIVQFDPLNTSHLRLEHKRALCRFLEEALCNVGKHAIEATRLTVICTQEGDRQVIRVADNGRGKQSQSETLSLAEIERDREITEDPNPKLQPSGLGTQLAKNLAKQLGGAFRRYPNQPKGTVCELTWPAKRRWFW; encoded by the coding sequence ATGGTGATTGGCGCTGTGACGATCGCTCGATTGACCGGTTCGCTTCAGTTTTTGGAGTTGGTGACGTTCGATCGATTTCTGCTGCTGCGTCCTCCTGAGCCAATGGATGAAAGGACTGTAATCGTAAGTATCACCGAGGAAGATATTCAACGCGCCAAAACTTATCCGATTCCCGATCGTGAAATTTCTGAACTTGTCAAATCTTTGCAGACGTATCAACCGATCGCGATCGGGCTGGATATTGTACGCGATATTCCGGTTGAGCCGGGTAATGCTGAACTAACATCGGTGTTTCGCAGCAGCAAGAATACGATCGGAGTGGAGATTGCTCTGCCCGATCGCAGTGGCTTTACCGTGGCACCTCCGCCCGCGCTGCCATCGGAACAGGTTGGCTTTGCAGATGCCGTTCTCGATGCGGATGGCTACCAGCGCCGCAGTTTATTGGGCGCTCACAACTCCCAGCAGGAATACCGTTTTTCGTTGGCGATCCGGCTGGCAGAACGCTATTTAGCAGCCCGAGGAATTGAGTTTGGTAATGGAATTCGCGACCCAGACGCGAAGCGCTTTGGCAGCATTGAATTGACCAGAGTGCAGTCAAACTCTGGCGGATATGTGGGGGCGGATGCTGGCGGCAACCAGATTTTACTCAATGTTCGCAGCGGGACAATGCCGTTTCGCGTGCTTTCTCTCTCGCAAATCAAATCGGGACAGGTGAACCCGGATTGGATTCGAGGCAGGATTGTGCTGATAGGGATGATGTCTTTTAGCGCGAAGGATTTGGCAAGTTCAGGTGCGATCCTTGGCATCAATCCGGGACGGATTTACGGAGTCGAAATCCAGGCACACGCCACTAGCCAGATCGTTAGTGCGGTGCTCGATAGCCGATCGTTGCTTCGGGTTTGGGCAGACGCATGGGAATATCTCTGGATTGTGGCATGGGGACTTTTGGGGATAAGTCTGGGGCGGTTTTTGCGATCGCCCTGGAAAATTTTGTTGGGGCTCTTAGTCGCCAGTGTCAGCTCGATCGCGCTCTGTTACTGGCTGATTCTTTTGGGATGGTGGGTGCCGATCGTACCTGTATTGTTGGTGCTGGTGTTGAATGGGGCTGGCTTGATGGCAGCGTTATTTTATCGCCACGAACAGGAACTCCGACTGCGGTTGGAGGAACGTCAGTTTGCGATCGAGCAGACCTTTAATGCAATTCATAGCGGCCCGTTACAAACATTGGTTGGGATTTTGAGAACTGCTCAAGAACAAGCCACACCGCCGTTATTTCTACCGGAGTTGCAACGCTTGAATGAAGAATTGCGGGCAGTTTACGGCTCTGTGCAACGAGACGCGATCGCGGATGAACCGCATCTCCGCATGGGAAGTGCGATCGAATTGGCCCTGCAGGCTCCATTGCATGAATTGCTCTACAAGGTCTATTCCAACACGCTCGAACAAGAATTGCCCTACCTCAAAACCATCAAATTCAAAATTGTGCAGTTCGATCCCTTGAACACCTCGCATCTGCGGTTGGAACACAAGCGAGCACTCTGCCGCTTTCTAGAAGAAGCGCTCTGCAATGTCGGCAAACACGCGATCGAAGCCACTCGCTTGACTGTAATTTGCACTCAAGAAGGCGATCGGCAGGTGATTCGGGTGGCGGATAATGGTAGGGGGAAACAGTCTCAGTCAGAAACGCTTAGCTTGGCTGAAATCGAGCGAGACAGGGAAATAACCGAAGATCCAAACCCTAAACTTCAACCTTCAGGATTAGGAACCCAGCTTGCAAAGAACTTAGCCAAACAGTTAGGCGGAGCATTTCGGCGCTACCCGAATCAACCGAAGGGGACAGTGTGCGAGTTAACCTGGCCAGCAAAACGGCGGTGGTTCTGGTAA
- a CDS encoding peptidase S1, producing MNVWSLRFDALTIILTGALTVTALVSQQYAACAKTAEEIAQLATLTTVEVNNTLGFLASGSGVIIAKQGNIYTVLTANHVVASLAQKYSIRTHLEKDYAAIRIQRLPKNDRDIDLALIQFQSREQYPVAPMGESERAVVGSAIYVSGYPLPISGFERKLEFTAGIISSRLGSASSGYRLRYQAVTRRGMSGGPVFDADGRVVGIHGQGDTVGTIRSQWNGQIEEIKTGLNAAIPIDAFKELLSQNKHNGFDILSNLSLSSASGQNQPNRGYGGFVCDTSTGEPVTVYQNPQGFREPWIRWNSNFFSSSGYDPLTRCQQVTQRLENYNRNKQLNYVTVGIVNNQKAICTTSRVNGPCEGLIYTLRRDQDPTPALSSFFVWLGNQKAVPSLSESGTVLYIDVRERLEQF from the coding sequence ATGAATGTGTGGAGTTTGCGGTTTGACGCGCTGACAATCATCTTGACAGGTGCATTAACAGTGACGGCGCTTGTCAGCCAACAATATGCTGCCTGTGCCAAAACAGCCGAAGAAATTGCCCAGCTAGCGACGTTGACAACTGTGGAAGTCAACAATACGCTGGGTTTTTTGGCTAGTGGATCGGGAGTAATTATTGCCAAACAGGGTAATATTTACACTGTTCTGACAGCTAATCATGTGGTGGCAAGCCTCGCTCAAAAATACAGCATTCGCACTCATTTGGAGAAGGATTATGCTGCGATTAGAATACAGCGCCTCCCGAAAAATGACCGGGATATAGACTTGGCTTTGATACAGTTTCAGAGCCGAGAACAGTATCCAGTAGCACCAATGGGCGAGTCGGAACGTGCTGTTGTTGGTTCTGCTATTTACGTTTCTGGCTATCCGCTGCCAATTTCGGGATTTGAACGAAAACTTGAGTTTACTGCTGGTATCATCTCTTCTCGCTTGGGCAGCGCCTCATCGGGGTATCGTCTGCGCTACCAAGCTGTAACCAGGCGCGGGATGAGCGGGGGGCCTGTATTTGATGCTGATGGCAGGGTGGTAGGAATTCACGGCCAGGGGGATACTGTTGGCACAATTAGGAGTCAGTGGAACGGTCAGATTGAGGAGATAAAAACGGGGTTGAACGCGGCAATCCCGATCGATGCTTTTAAAGAGTTGCTATCACAAAATAAGCATAACGGCTTTGATATTCTCAGCAATCTTTCTCTCAGCAGCGCCTCGGGTCAAAACCAACCGAATCGGGGTTATGGAGGATTTGTGTGCGATACCTCGACGGGCGAGCCGGTGACTGTGTATCAAAATCCGCAAGGGTTCAGGGAGCCTTGGATTCGCTGGAATTCTAATTTCTTTTCTAGTTCGGGCTACGATCCTCTAACTCGCTGCCAACAAGTGACTCAGCGCCTTGAAAATTATAACCGAAATAAACAGCTAAATTATGTCACGGTGGGTATTGTAAATAACCAGAAAGCGATTTGCACGACTAGCCGCGTTAATGGGCCTTGCGAAGGTTTGATCTACACGCTGCGCCGCGATCAAGACCCGACTCCTGCACTTAGCAGTTTTTTTGTTTGGCTGGGGAATCAAAAGGCTGTGCCTTCTCTTTCTGAAAGCGGTACTGTGCTTTATATCGATGTCCGGGAACGGCTGGAACAATTTTAG
- a CDS encoding class I SAM-dependent methyltransferase, with protein sequence MAAEGSYQASTYNLELDAEIQRLKGQVLLSWEKEARNLTWFGLADGMNVLEAGSGPGFFTEKLLELLPNSSVTAVEIDPVLHEKAVAYLQDKGGDRVNRIQASVADTGLDDNTLDFAIARLLFVHLPEPVAAAREIFRILKPGGKLVIIDSDADLFWLTNPPWSVEIVREKFKQVMASRGGNLSVGRNLCRILQEAGFVSVDLEAVVSHSDLIGIEAFEPLLDSGPILQMVKQGLISESEIESYLVSRDEFVAAGDRSMMSFWLMACGKKNE encoded by the coding sequence ATGGCAGCAGAAGGTTCGTATCAAGCCAGCACGTACAATCTGGAACTTGACGCAGAAATCCAGCGGTTAAAAGGTCAAGTTCTCCTCAGTTGGGAAAAGGAGGCGCGCAATTTAACTTGGTTCGGTTTAGCTGACGGGATGAATGTTTTGGAAGCGGGTAGCGGGCCGGGATTTTTCACTGAAAAACTGTTAGAATTGCTGCCAAACAGTTCGGTAACAGCGGTAGAAATCGACCCGGTACTGCACGAAAAAGCAGTAGCATATTTGCAGGACAAAGGGGGCGATCGAGTAAATCGCATTCAAGCATCGGTGGCGGATACTGGTTTGGATGATAACACGTTGGACTTTGCGATCGCCCGTTTGCTGTTCGTTCACCTTCCCGAGCCCGTCGCAGCAGCTAGAGAAATATTCCGCATCTTGAAACCGGGCGGCAAACTGGTGATTATTGATAGCGATGCCGATCTGTTTTGGCTGACAAATCCACCTTGGTCAGTCGAGATTGTCAGGGAGAAATTCAAGCAGGTAATGGCATCGCGGGGCGGCAATTTATCCGTCGGGCGAAATCTGTGCCGCATTCTCCAAGAAGCTGGGTTTGTTAGCGTTGATTTAGAAGCCGTTGTCAGCCACAGCGATTTAATTGGAATTGAAGCGTTTGAACCTTTGCTGGACTCCGGGCCCATTTTGCAAATGGTCAAACAAGGGTTGATTTCCGAGTCTGAAATAGAAAGCTATCTGGTTTCGCGGGATGAGTTTGTAGCTGCGGGCGATCGATCGATGATGAGTTTTTGGTTGATGGCTTGCGGGAAAAAAAATGAATAA
- a CDS encoding DNA-binding response regulator, with protein sequence MPQTLPQPEKRTFLVVDDHAMVLGGTLNILKQEYPEADILTAPTAQAALEQIAQTTPDLVIVDLVMPETTGETAQANSGLQLLKTLMEQYPSLNIVVQSAHVRTLVWLKPSIDNHMGGFTVVDKSQPTKDLLAMVDWALHERIYTPREIRNGLQLKPAWLQVLQFAFQESLQDTAIAKRMNVSERTVQCYWTKIRDVLEVYAHNDKNLRIQTEVRAREQGLID encoded by the coding sequence ATGCCCCAGACTTTACCTCAACCAGAGAAACGAACATTTTTAGTCGTGGATGACCATGCGATGGTGTTAGGTGGCACGCTTAACATTCTGAAGCAAGAATATCCAGAGGCAGACATTCTGACTGCTCCGACGGCTCAGGCAGCGCTTGAGCAAATAGCGCAGACGACCCCGGATTTGGTGATTGTGGATTTGGTAATGCCAGAGACGACCGGCGAAACAGCTCAAGCGAATTCAGGGCTTCAACTCCTCAAAACGTTGATGGAGCAGTATCCGAGTCTGAATATTGTGGTGCAGAGTGCCCATGTTCGGACTTTAGTTTGGCTGAAACCGTCGATCGACAATCACATGGGCGGCTTCACAGTTGTCGATAAGAGCCAGCCGACGAAAGACTTACTAGCAATGGTTGATTGGGCGCTGCACGAGCGGATTTATACACCCAGAGAGATCCGCAATGGGCTGCAACTCAAACCCGCCTGGCTGCAGGTGTTGCAATTTGCTTTTCAAGAGAGCTTGCAGGATACTGCGATCGCCAAACGGATGAATGTTTCTGAACGCACTGTGCAGTGTTACTGGACTAAGATTCGAGATGTGCTAGAGGTGTATGCTCATAATGATAAGAATCTGCGGATTCAAACGGAAGTGCGAGCTAGGGAACAAGGATTGATTGATTAG
- a CDS encoding Uma2 family endonuclease — MTAKILEEIGTLAEQRLILPGYYTWEQFEAIESLMADSSGLRITYLDGWIEFMTLGEAHETISCILNFLLQLYFCEMGIEYIPVGSATRRDRARDVSFEPDESYYIGSRKEHPDLAVEVTMTSGSTNKLAKYLRLRIPEVWFWENNRLSVYGLREDNYEQILRSELLPELDLELLVRCVLMPSRIEARTEFLNGVRQVG, encoded by the coding sequence ATGACAGCAAAAATTTTAGAAGAAATAGGTACGCTTGCAGAACAGCGATTGATTCTCCCCGGTTATTATACTTGGGAGCAATTTGAGGCGATCGAATCTTTGATGGCCGACTCTTCTGGTTTGCGGATAACTTATCTTGATGGGTGGATCGAGTTTATGACACTGGGCGAAGCACATGAGACAATCAGTTGTATTCTTAATTTTTTGCTACAACTCTACTTTTGTGAAATGGGAATTGAATATATTCCTGTAGGTAGTGCGACTCGCAGAGACCGGGCCAGAGATGTATCATTTGAACCAGACGAGTCTTATTATATAGGTTCAAGAAAAGAGCATCCCGATCTAGCCGTGGAGGTAACGATGACTAGCGGTAGCACCAATAAACTAGCTAAATATCTGCGACTTCGCATTCCAGAAGTTTGGTTTTGGGAAAATAATCGGCTTTCTGTTTATGGGCTGCGCGAGGATAATTATGAGCAAATTTTAAGAAGTGAGTTGCTGCCGGAATTGGATTTAGAATTACTGGTACGTTGCGTTTTAATGCCTTCAAGGATTGAGGCAAGGACGGAGTTTCTTAATGGGGTTCGGCAAGTGGGTTGA